A genomic segment from bacterium encodes:
- a CDS encoding helix-turn-helix domain-containing protein codes for MKAALDRAERETVERALQQTGNDVAEAAALLGVVRPSLYRIMKRHGIVPPTHARTKSWFTPHDDDGYLMPEAVSLPVETELVTASE; via the coding sequence TTGAAGGCGGCCTTGGACAGGGCCGAGCGCGAGACCGTCGAGCGCGCGCTTCAGCAGACTGGCAACGATGTGGCGGAAGCGGCCGCACTGCTGGGCGTCGTTCGACCCAGCCTCTACCGGATCATGAAGCGCCACGGAATCGTTCCGCCGACTCATGCCCGGACCAAGAGCTGGTTCACCCCGCATGACGACGACGGCTACCTCATGCCGGAGGCCGTGAGTCTCCCGGTGGAGACAGAGCTGGTCACGGCGTCGGAATGA